In Saccharomyces eubayanus strain FM1318 chromosome II, whole genome shotgun sequence, the genomic stretch AGCTTGTATAATGGCTCGGATCAAACGGTTCAAAATCCTTGCTGGAGTTGGAAAGCCTTCGATAAAAGCTTTGAACAATTGCCACAAATTCGGCAAGGCAATCTAATGATTCTCCCATAATAGATAAGTTTCTACCCGTTTTTAAAAGCGAATTTCCAGGTTGTGTGACAGAAGCCATGGCGCTACTATTATAATATTGTAGTACATCGTAACACAACTTCTCAAAATTCGGCAAATACATAGAAGGAAGGTTTATTGAAAGCACCATCAATTCCTTTATAGTTTCAATGGCAGTGAGTAAAGACTGACTCGCCACAAATGTTTTATCGCCAACGACAACCGATTTTCTATGACCTTGGGACGCTTCATCCCCTTCCTCTTTGCGTTTGTCTTCACTTCCGTTGTTTTCGGAAGCATAGAAACTACGTGTCATGTCTAAAATAGCCGTCCATCTTAGTGGGTCTATGTCTATACTGGATATAATATCATTAACATCGCTTTGGATGGACGGATCGACGATGTACGGTACCCATTTTTCGGTGTcgatctttttctttatattgCGGTAGTTTCTTGAGCTTTGTGCGTTTGCATAATGTTTAATCTGGGACGCTAAAACGTCActcaaatattttgttaAAAATTCCCCGCTTAATATTTCACACtcttgaataaaaataacacaTATGGCATAAAATTTTAGGAAATAGTCGTACCGCAATGATATGTTCAACTCTCTTCTTACAGCAATAATTTTACCTGTACGTAATTGAATAATTCTAATGATTTCGTTAATACCGGTACGAATATCCAACTGCGTAATCATGTTGTGTTGGTTTTCGTTTGGGTTCTTCACTGATGCTAATTCATTGAGAGATATGTCTAATAGTAATTTTTGATGCCCGTAAAGTCTTCGAAGAGCCTCTAAGGCATGTGTGAATATATTTACAAGCATAGACTGAAATTCAGCGGGTGTTTGCTCTTTTATTAGCCGTGAAAGTTTGGATCCGCTCGTAGAGCCGTTGTTACATTGCTTTTCGTCGAGAGTATTGCCATCTTTGTCAACTAAGCATGCATTTTCAGTTGGGAGATAAATCTTGATAACAGATTTAAGCTCAGCAATAGACTTTTCTCTGTAGAGGTCGAAGGCACTGGTTAACTCTTCACATCTATTTAACTTGACTATCAATCCTTCTATCTCTGAGGAAAAAGTATCGGTGAATATGGTctgttttttatcattagATCCGCTTTTTAGTCTACATAACGTCTCTTTGGTCTCGATTGATTGGCAGAAAGACTTCAAATCATCTATAAGAAGGTTTGATAATTGTAGACTAAACTTCCCTCCTATCTCGATCTTCATATTCGTTAAAAACTCTCTAGTTGCCGATAGGGCAGGTATGGTTTTCAAATCACTCAGCTTATATGGCCATGGCCGGGTCCAGTTTTGAACATCTCCGTCATTCGAATCGTTACCCTTGATCAAATGGTCGATTGATTTTATTAGTTCTAAACACGTATCAAATTTCTCCTCGTTATACAGCGTTTTGCATTCGTCCGTCTTGCTTAATACTAGTTTTGCTTGCAATAGCCCCTGTTCCAGCTTCTCtacattctttcttttgaaaatcatcTCCAGATgcgatattttttttttgatattctCATCATCGATggttttgatatttttagATAATTCCTTTAGTTCACTTATCGTATCATAAGCTCTTTGCTGAATATTGTCAACCTCACTTAGCGCGTGGAAGAATTTATGTGACGACTTGGATATTTCCGTAACCAGCAACGTTTCTACGATATCCAAGTAATCATTTAATTTATCCCTCAACTCAAAAAAGGCGCCTTCCCTCTGGGCTTGTTCTTTCATATCTAACTTCGTTAAAAACAAATCGATTCCGTCCAAAACCTTGTGGAACGTCCGAGGGTTATCTAATTGAAACTTGTCGGAAAAGTAGAAGCCGGGTACATTGCTTATTAGTTCAGAATCATTTTGTCTAaggttttcttcaaatgacTCTCCGTTTCTGTTGTCTTCCTCTCGAAGCTCTTTTAATTGCTCCATTTGGTTCATGTTTCTTATATTATTTGTactttgaaatatttgataTTCATTCTTGATGTTCTCGACATAATCTTTCACGTGTCTTTTCCAGTGGTCATCTAGTTCTGTTTTGCTTAGGCTCACCGGTGGTATATCTGCGACGGTTGGATAATTCAGCcagtttttccttcttgtaTTCATAACGATTTCATAAATAGAGTTGTTCCCTAATGGTGAGAAATCCATGGATCCACTATGCGTTTCGTTCTCAAATCCAAAAGATCTACTATTGGCGACGGATATAGTTCTGGAATCAAAGCTTCTTCGTGGCGTTAATGAATCCAGACTCATTCTTGAAGATCTTCTCGCCTTTGGTGTGACACTGCCGGATATACTTAAAAGATCATCGTTGAGGGATGTATCGCCTTCTATATTAAAGGAAGCAGCGTCACTATTCTTGGAAGGTGATCCCTCGGGTATAACAATTTTGGGACGAGTGCTTGCCTTTCGAAGTCCCTGGCCTTTATTCTGAGGTGCTTCATTGACGGACATATTCCGGATGCTTCGCGAAAGAGATGAGTCGTTCTTATAACCGTTTGGGATGCTACTGGTGCCAGTGACCGTAAGTTGTGGCTAAAACTGAGGCGCGTAGTGTTTAgatttatcttttctttagGCTGATacctatttttttttttaaaaccCTTTAAAGATCGAAGAATAAAACATCAACAACGTTCATTTTAAAAATCGTTAACCACGGGTATATATGTCAGAGGGTTTTGTATATCTAATCACAATGTGTCACTAACGTGACGACCCATCCAACACAATGGGAAATACGTCAGTTGTTATACATGGGCACCCTAATAGATGTTATACATTGTAGAAATATATAGAGAGAAAACCTAAAGCTAATCTAATTGCGTATGTAATATCTCTTTCTGTGTCATTTCGTCCTTGACAATATTCACTAGTTACAGCATAAATGAGCCCAGAATGTGGCACTGTTCTAAACTACTTGGACTTTCTGATTTCTTTCATGTTGCAgacttgttctttttttcttcttttcttttcaactGTCAGTACTGCTGCTGTTTTCTCGTTGTTTACCATCGGTTTTTTTCCATGGATGTAAGTACTTGCTTGCCAAACCCTTTGCGTTATGCATCACCTTCTGTAAACTTTCGTTGCTTGAATCTGCCAtaaaagtttcttttcctgcGGCATGGGCGCTATCAGCGTTCTTGTCCTTGGTCCTATCCGTGTTATCTATATGACAATCCTCAAATCCTTTGGACAAAGTGTCAATTTCTGGTTGGTCCCGCTGGTCCATCACACCTCCTCCTGAAACGACAGATTTAATGGAGTCATTCCTGGGGGAAAAGTAACCTTCTATGGCAACATCACTTGAGCCCACTTCGGCAGGTGAAGGAGTATTATTTACAATTCTAAAGCTCTGTGAGCTATCTGATGCATTTTGTTGCTTTGAGGGtggtattttcttttgcgtTGGAATATTTACCGGGTTAGATGTTGCATTATTTATTGAAGCGTCTTGGTTAGTCAGCTGGTTGGTCACCAGCATCGGCCTCTGTTCCTCGTCGCTGCTACTCTCTTCCTCACTATCTGAATTGAATATGAAATTTCCAGAAGAGGAATTACGTTTTAATGGATATGGCCTAACAGCCTGCTGTGCATCTTTGTTTTCGTCAGTTCTTCCTTTTATGAAATCAGTAGGTTTCTTGGCCTGAGATAAAGGAGTTTCTGAAGAACGTGGTTGTGCAAGGTCATATAAAGAACTGGTAGATTCATCCCTTCCTAATGATAAGGTTCTCCTTAGTGATAGTCCTTCGTCCTGGTTATCATCTACCGCTTGGTTCTCACtatcttcctcttcttcgtcatcgCTGCTCTTATACTGGGAGTCTTCAATAAACTGTTGTTCGCTATCCGACGAAGAACTGTAATTATCATCGTCATATAATAGCATGTGTGATCGATTTTGACaattattatcattagCGGGGAATTTATTTGGTTGTgtagttttgttttttttggacTGAACGGCATTGCTAAACTCGTAAGTCGATGCATTGTCGTCGGCAATAGCCGTTTGAAGATCCATTCCTTCTGGCACATCTACGATATCACATGAGTCCACTGGCAAAAAGCTTGAAGTATCACCAGTGTAAACAGAATTATAGTCATATATGTAATCATAACCTCTGGATGTATTGACATTATGTGAGACAGCATTACCATAACCATTGAATTCGCTGTTGTCGGACTCTTCATCGGATCCATAATTCAAAGTTGTGTCAGGAAGTAGCTTTATTATAGGACGCACATGAGATCTCGAGGTGAAAGATGAACCTATAGAGGAGTTATCTGTTAGTGGTGAGTGAATTCCAGAATCAGACCTCCTTGAAAATCCAGCATTTATGTAAAGACCACCATgctcttcatcttccgAGTgagatgatgatgaagaagatgatgatgatgatgatgacatatcatcatcactaGCACCGGCATTACGATAATTAGATGCGGAGCCATTTGAGGAGCCTAACATTGGagtattgttattgtttatGGTAGTAACATTAGCATTGTTATTAGCATCAATATGTTCCTTGTCTCCATCATTATCGTCCGATTGAGATGCTGGATATCGTAGCGCCATACATTGTTCCACTCTATCATTAAAATGTATATGTCTATTTTTAGTGGGCTTGTTGGGTTTTTCGCTTGGGCTTGATGTTAATATTGACGACAATCCTACCGAATGGTTTTCGTTATCTCTATTCAATCCAGATTTCGATGAATAAAGTTGGTGAAGGTTAGAGTGTAAAGACGAGTCCACGTTTTCGTCTAAGTAGTCAATATCATTGTCATTAGTGTTATTCTTAAGAATGCTTTTATCTGCTTGTGGAAGTGACGGCGTTCTTTTACCACGAAGAGCAGATTTTAAATTTGAAGTCTCTATACCCCTGTTATCGTTCTCATTTGGATTGCCCCCCAAGGAGTTCGGTATCGTGGAAGATTTTTTGTCTGTTTTTTCTGAAGGTTG encodes the following:
- the REG1 gene encoding protein phosphatase regulator REG1 produces the protein MSTNLANYFAGKNDVEDEHVNRNANEEISSKSNDNVASNDNDNDDEDMGPSISMAVQAKSDDEFHKSTFNLKRTRSMGLLDEYIDPTKKLLGRSDDLYNDDNEYYDNTSDDNSSGSSSDDDYDNDYHDHSTSVSPPPADNDSYLLPQDDNDVVVEPERHVDYLSHQWKESEISNSWKYIILKKKKRDVDLVNAARLENASWRTWAKARNNLKTVSPEVVNWSKDSDVTWLYGPIVRDSEVNVQKEEEHDLERGYGSDDENSKRMTKPTKKSKSPAAAPKPILKKRTVTEIIEDNALWKLNEARKHMTEMKHASVIMDPNGNKNVHDDFDALAAQVNAQYYHYPKKSNSNVSLKSQPSEKTDKKSSTIPNSLGGNPNENDNRGIETSNLKSALRGKRTPSLPQADKSILKNNTNDNDIDYLDENVDSSLHSNLHQLYSSKSGLNRDNENHSVGLSSILTSSPSEKPNKPTKNRHIHFNDRVEQCMALRYPASQSDDNDGDKEHIDANNNANVTTINNNNTPMLGSSNGSASNYRNAGASDDDMSSSSSSSSSSSSHSEDEEHGGLYINAGFSRRSDSGIHSPLTDNSSIGSSFTSRSHVRPIIKLLPDTTLNYGSDEESDNSEFNGYGNAVSHNVNTSRGYDYIYDYNSVYTGDTSSFLPVDSCDIVDVPEGMDLQTAIADDNASTYEFSNAVQSKKNKTTQPNKFPANDNNCQNRSHMLLYDDDNYSSSSDSEQQFIEDSQYKSSDDEEEEDSENQAVDDNQDEGLSLRRTLSLGRDESTSSLYDLAQPRSSETPLSQAKKPTDFIKGRTDENKDAQQAVRPYPLKRNSSSGNFIFNSDSEEESSSDEEQRPMLVTNQLTNQDASINNATSNPVNIPTQKKIPPSKQQNASDSSQSFRIVNNTPSPAEVGSSDVAIEGYFSPRNDSIKSVVSGGGVMDQRDQPEIDTLSKGFEDCHIDNTDRTKDKNADSAHAAGKETFMADSSNESLQKVMHNAKGLASKYLHPWKKTDGKQRENSSSTDS
- the VPS54 gene encoding Vps54p, coding for MSVNEAPQNKGQGLRKASTRPKIVIPEGSPSKNSDAASFNIEGDTSLNDDLLSISGSVTPKARRSSRMSLDSLTPRRSFDSRTISVANSRSFGFENETHSGSMDFSPLGNNSIYEIVMNTRRKNWLNYPTVADIPPVSLSKTELDDHWKRHVKDYVENIKNEYQIFQSTNNIRNMNQMEQLKELREEDNRNGESFEENLRQNDSELISNVPGFYFSDKFQLDNPRTFHKVLDGIDLFLTKLDMKEQAQREGAFFELRDKLNDYLDIVETLLVTEISKSSHKFFHALSEVDNIQQRAYDTISELKELSKNIKTIDDENIKKKISHLEMIFKRKNVEKLEQGLLQAKLVLSKTDECKTLYNEEKFDTCLELIKSIDHLIKGNDSNDGDVQNWTRPWPYKLSDLKTIPALSATREFLTNMKIEIGGKFSLQLSNLLIDDLKSFCQSIETKETLCRLKSGSNDKKQTIFTDTFSSEIEGLIVKLNRCEELTSAFDLYREKSIAELKSVIKIYLPTENACLVDKDGNTLDEKQCNNGSTSGSKLSRLIKEQTPAEFQSMLVNIFTHALEALRRLYGHQKLLLDISLNELASVKNPNENQHNMITQLDIRTGINEIIRIIQLRTGKIIAVRRELNISLRYDYFLKFYAICVIFIQECEILSGEFLTKYLSDVLASQIKHYANAQSSRNYRNIKKKIDTEKWVPYIVDPSIQSDVNDIISSIDIDPLRWTAILDMTRSFYASENNGSEDKRKEEGDEASQGHRKSVVVGDKTFVASQSLLTAIETIKELMVLSINLPSMYLPNFEKLCYDVLQYYNSSAMASVTQPGNSLLKTGRNLSIMGESLDCLAEFVAIVQSFYRRLSNSSKDFEPFDPSHYTSLLGQYQTSSNKIYMANAPPPPV